Genomic DNA from Orcinus orca chromosome 6, mOrcOrc1.1, whole genome shotgun sequence:
CGGGAGCGGGGTCCCCAGACCAGGGTGCACGTGCTCTCTGCAGGCCCGACGCCACCATCGACCCCTGGCTGCACGACCTGTGGGAGAAGGTGCTGGGGCCGCACCCTTTGCCCCTTGACCTCGGCCTGAGCCCGCCCGGAATCCCGTAAGTGTGGCCTTGGGGCGGCGCCTGCAGGCGCAGCAGGCCGCTCGTCCAGGCTGGCCAGTGGTCCGACAAGTGTCTTCCCCCTTCACAGCTGGCCCTCCAAGTTCACCCTGAAGTTCCTCCAGGAGGTCCCCAGCACGTGCTCTGAGGAGCTGTGTGTGGCCGGGACAGACCCTCAGGGACCCCCTTCAGAGTTACAGCCCTTCCTGGCACCCATGGTCACCAATCAGAGGGTCACCGGCCCCTCACACTTCCAGGATGTTCGGCTGATTGAGTTCGACATCACGGGCTCTGGGGTCAGGTGAGGGCTGGTCCTGGGGACCCGTGGGGGGCATGGCCGCAGCAGGGGGGACCGTGGTCTGGGGTTCAGCAGGTCCTCTTCCAAAGCGGGCACTCAgcggggaagagaagagagacgGCGGCCAGGGAGGGGGGACCAAGGACCGCCCCCGGCCTCCCTGGCCGCTTGTTTCCTTCCTCTGAAGTCCCCCAGAGCCCTGGGTGTCCCCCACAGCTTTGTGGCCGGCGACGTGGTGCTGATACAGCCCGAGAACACGGCCAGCCACGTCCAGCAATTCTGTCAGGCACTGGGCCTGGACCCTGACCAGCACTTCACGCTGCAGCCCCAGGAGCCGGGTGAGCCCCAGCCGCCGCTGCTGCCACCGTGCACTGCGCCCTCTTCTGTGTCCCCAGCCCCCGGGCTGCACCCACCCGCGTCCCCAGCCCCCCACAGCCTCCCATTCCCCACTGCAGGTGTCCCCTGCCCCGCGcggctgccccagccctgctccatTCAGCGCCTCGTGTCCCAGTACCTGGACATCGCCAGTGTCCCCCGCCGCTCCTTCTTTGAGCTCTTGGCCTGCCTCTCCTGCCATGAGCTCGAGCGGGAGAAGCTGCTGGAGTTCAGCTCGGCCCAGGGCCAGGAGGAGCTGTGCGAGTACTGCACCCGGCCCCGCAGGACGGTCCTGGAGGTGCGGGCAggggcaggcgggcgggcgggcgtgTGTGGCCGTTCCAGCCGCAGCCCTCCTGAAGCTGTCTCCGCCAGGTGCTGTGCGACTTCCCACACACGGCTGGCGCCATCCCCCCGGACTACCTGTTGGACCTTATCCCCCTGATCCGGCCGCGGGCCTTCTCCATCGCCTCTTCTCTGCTGGTGAGGGGCCGGCCTCGGGgcagccagggccagggccaccAGGGTGGGCAGCGGGGCCCTGAGTGAGGGCTTCGGGCCTTCCCCAACCCTCAGCGGCCACTGGGACCCAGCCGGGTGAAGGGGCTGGAGCCTGAAGCAGGGCAGGGTAcccactgtcccctcccccaggcccacccCTCGAGGCTGCAGATTCTCGTGGCAGTGGTGCAGTACCAGACGCGCCTCAAGGAGCCCCGCCGGGGCCTCTGTTCCAACTGGCTGGCGTCTCTGGACCCTGGGCAAGGTGACCCTGGCTCTCTGGGGCGGGGGGCCGTGCGCAGGCCCCGTTCCCCCGCGTGCACCACAGCCAGTCCCGGGCTAGGGCCCTGGGCCTCCGAGCTTCTTCACGCCGCCTCCCTCCCGCGATAGGACCTGTTCGGGTGCCCCTGTGGGTGCGGTCCGGGGGCCTGACGTTCCCAAAGACACCAGACACGCCTGTGATCATGGTGGGGCCAGGCACTGGCGTGGCCCCCTTCCGAGCGGCCATCCAGGAGCGAGTGGCCCAGGGTGAGACCGGTGAGCACAGAGTCTCAGGTGGGGTGGTGGCCGGGCTGAACCTCGAGGGCCCAAGTCCTGGCTCAAGGCCCCCGCGCTTCCCCAGGAAACGTCTTGTTCTTCGGCTGCCGCCAGCGGGACCAGGACTTCTACTGGGAGGCCGAGTGGAAGGAGCTGCAGACGCGGGGCTGCCTGACTCTCGTCACGGCCTTCTCCCGGGAGCAGGTGGgtgtgtggggggcggggaggaacgCTGGGGGGCGCAGACTCACCCCGTCCCCCCACCCTGCAGGAGCAGAAGGTGTACGTGCAGCACCGGCTCCGGGAGCTCGGGCCGCTGGTGTGGGGGCTGCTGGATCTCCGGGGCGCTCACTTCTACCTGGCGGGGTGAGCCCGGACGCAGGTCGTGGCGGGGGACCAGTCCCCTGGGGACTCCGACCGTGCTGAGCCCTAGCCTGCCTTTCCCTCCAGCAACGCCAAGTACATGCCAGCTGATGTGTCGGACGCCCTGACGTCCATCTTCCAGGAGGAGGGCGGGCTCTCCGGCCCCGCCGCGGCCGCCTACCTCGCCAGGCTCCAGCGGACCCTGCGTTTCCAGACCGAGACGTGGGCCTGAGGAGCCGTCCTGCTGTTGGCCACGGCCACTCTGACTTCTGCTCTCTGGAGACCATTGTTACCTCTCTCCCCGTCCAGTCCCAGCTGGGAGGACAGTCAGCTCTCCTTCCTGCACAGACCCCGAGCAGCGGGAGGAGACCCCCAGGCAGCCCACACCGTACAGCCTGAGCAATAAAGGATGGGCTCTGGGCGGCCGCTTCTTACCTGCTCTTCCTTGTGCCATAGTGTTTCTCAGGTGGTGGGTGGGCCCACAGCTCACCCGCCCTGCTGGGCGCGAGGGCACCGTTGCTCAGCCCCACACCTCGGTGCCCGATTCTCGCGCGGTGGGTGCCAGCTGTTTGCCCTCCTTGTACAAGCTCTGCCCTGGCCCTGACGGCCCAGTAGGGGGAGGCCTGGAGAGGCACCAGGCAAGGCTGGCGTCGACCgtcccctcccagcccagggcagagcagcccagggccctgggagggagggggcggggcctcgggtgggaggggaggggcggggcccagGCTGGTGGGGGAGAGACGTGTGCGCGGTGTCCCCACCCCGGGAGTGGAATTCCTGCTGGAGGAGTTAGGCTGGCCTGCCCACAGCGCCGCCGCCTAGA
This window encodes:
- the NDOR1 gene encoding NADPH-dependent diflavin oxidoreductase 1 isoform X5, with the protein product MQGTPGRTPMPNTRLLVLFGSQTGTAEDVSERLRREARRRELGCRVQALDSYPVVNLINEPLVIFVCATTGQGEPPDNMKGFWRFIFRRNLPSTSLCQMDFAVLGLGDSSYAKFNFVAKKLHRRLLQLGGSALLPVCLGDDQHELGWPSKFTLKFLQEVPSTCSEELCVAGTDPQGPPSELQPFLAPMVTNQRVTGPSHFQDVRLIEFDITGSGVSFVAGDVVLIQPENTASHVQQFCQALGLDPDQHFTLQPQEPGVPCPARLPQPCSIQRLVSQYLDIASVPRRSFFELLACLSCHELEREKLLEFSSAQGQEELCEYCTRPRRTVLEVLCDFPHTAGAIPPDYLLDLIPLIRPRAFSIASSLLAHPSRLQILVAVVQYQTRLKEPRRGLCSNWLASLDPGQGPVRVPLWVRSGGLTFPKTPDTPVIMVGPGTGVAPFRAAIQERVAQGETGNVLFFGCRQRDQDFYWEAEWKELQTRGCLTLVTAFSREQEQKVYVQHRLRELGPLVWGLLDLRGAHFYLAGNAKYMPADVSDALTSIFQEEGGLSGPAAAAYLARLQRTLRFQTETWA
- the NDOR1 gene encoding NADPH-dependent diflavin oxidoreductase 1 isoform X2, with product MVPPARLRRHSPRSSLAPAAVAAAASERQKATPPAPALGPGMQPIPRPPPGTQHWPPADDRLVRTPCPAGRGPRASLPADAGSRKSEPIPAVRASGSCLPVQFLNAGDPGAHPDAEHAASGALRQPDRHSRRCVGEAEARGPAQGAWLPGAGPGLLPRGQGEPPDNMKGFWRFIFRRNLPSTSLCQMDFAVLGLGDSSYAKFNFVAKKLHRRLLQLGGSALLPVCLGDDQHELGWPSKFTLKFLQEVPSTCSEELCVAGTDPQGPPSELQPFLAPMVTNQRVTGPSHFQDVRLIEFDITGSGVSFVAGDVVLIQPENTASHVQQFCQALGLDPDQHFTLQPQEPGVPCPARLPQPCSIQRLVSQYLDIASVPRRSFFELLACLSCHELEREKLLEFSSAQGQEELCEYCTRPRRTVLEVLCDFPHTAGAIPPDYLLDLIPLIRPRAFSIASSLLAHPSRLQILVAVVQYQTRLKEPRRGLCSNWLASLDPGQGPVRVPLWVRSGGLTFPKTPDTPVIMVGPGTGVAPFRAAIQERVAQGETGNVLFFGCRQRDQDFYWEAEWKELQTRGCLTLVTAFSREQEQKVYVQHRLRELGPLVWGLLDLRGAHFYLAGNAKYMPADVSDALTSIFQEEGGLSGPAAAAYLARLQRTLRFQTETWA
- the NDOR1 gene encoding NADPH-dependent diflavin oxidoreductase 1 isoform X4; translated protein: MQGTPGRTPMPNTRLLVLFGSQTGTAEDVSERLRREARRRELGCRVQALDSYPVVNLINEPLVIFVCATTGQGEPPDNMKGFWRFIFRRNLPSTSLCQMDFAVLGLGDSSYAKFNFVAKKLHRRLLQLGGSALLPVCLGDDQHELGPDATIDPWLHDLWEKVLGPHPLPLDLGLSPPGIPWPSKFTLKFLQEVPSTCSEELCVAGTDPQGPPSELQPFLAPMVTNQRVTGPSHFQDVRLIEFDITGSGVSFVAGDVVLIQPENTASHVQQFCQALGLDPDQHFTLQPQEPGVPCPARLPQPCSIQRLVSQYLDIASVPRRSFFELLACLSCHELEREKLLEFSSAQGQEELCEYCTRPRRTVLEVLCDFPHTAGAIPPDYLLDLIPLIRPRAFSIASSLLAHPSRLQILVAVVQYQTRLKEPRRGLCSNWLASLDPGQGPVRVPLWVRSGGLTFPKTPDTPVIMVGPGTGVAPFRAAIQERVAQGETGNVLFFGCRQRDQDFYWEAEWKELQTRGCLTLVTAFSREQEQKVYVQHRLRELGPLVWGLLDLRGAHFYLAGNAKYMPADVSDALTSIFQEEGGLSGPAAAAYLARLQRTLRFQTETWA
- the NDOR1 gene encoding NADPH-dependent diflavin oxidoreductase 1 isoform X3; the encoded protein is MVPPARLRRHSPRSSLAPAAVAAAASERQKATPPAPALGPGMQPIPRPPPGTQHWPPADDRLVRTPCPAGRGPRASLPADAGSRKSEPIPAVRASGSCLPVQFLNAGDPGAHPDAEHAASGALRQPDRHSRRCVGEAEARGPAQGAWLPGAGPGLLPRGQGEPPDNMKGFWRFIFRRNLPSTSLCQMDFAVLGLGDSSYAKFNFVAKKLHRRLLQLGGSALLPVCLGDDQHELGPDATIDPWLHDLWEKVLGPHPLPLDLGLSPPGIPWPSKFTLKFLQEVPSTCSEELCVAGTDPQGPPSELQPFLAPMVTNQRVTGPSHFQDVRLIEFDITGSGVSFVAGDVVLIQPENTASHVQQFCQALGLDPDQHFTLQPQEPGVPCPARLPQPCSIQRLVSQYLDIASVPRRSFFELLACLSCHELEREKLLEFSSAQGQEELCEYCTRPRRTVLEVLCDFPHTAGAIPPDYLLDLIPLIRPRAFSIASSLLAHPSRLQILVAVVQYQTRLKEPRRGLCSNWLASLDPGQGPVRVPLWVRSGGLTFPKTPDTPVIMVGPGTGVAPFRAAIQERVAQGETGNVLFFGCRQRDQDFYWEAEWKELQTRGCLTLVTAFSREQQRQVHAS
- the NDOR1 gene encoding NADPH-dependent diflavin oxidoreductase 1 isoform X1, which produces MVPPARLRRHSPRSSLAPAAVAAAASERQKATPPAPALGPGMQPIPRPPPGTQHWPPADDRLVRTPCPAGRGPRASLPADAGSRKSEPIPAVRASGSCLPVQFLNAGDPGAHPDAEHAASGALRQPDRHSRRCVGEAEARGPAQGAWLPGAGPGLLPRGQGEPPDNMKGFWRFIFRRNLPSTSLCQMDFAVLGLGDSSYAKFNFVAKKLHRRLLQLGGSALLPVCLGDDQHELGPDATIDPWLHDLWEKVLGPHPLPLDLGLSPPGIPWPSKFTLKFLQEVPSTCSEELCVAGTDPQGPPSELQPFLAPMVTNQRVTGPSHFQDVRLIEFDITGSGVSFVAGDVVLIQPENTASHVQQFCQALGLDPDQHFTLQPQEPGVPCPARLPQPCSIQRLVSQYLDIASVPRRSFFELLACLSCHELEREKLLEFSSAQGQEELCEYCTRPRRTVLEVLCDFPHTAGAIPPDYLLDLIPLIRPRAFSIASSLLAHPSRLQILVAVVQYQTRLKEPRRGLCSNWLASLDPGQGPVRVPLWVRSGGLTFPKTPDTPVIMVGPGTGVAPFRAAIQERVAQGETGNVLFFGCRQRDQDFYWEAEWKELQTRGCLTLVTAFSREQEQKVYVQHRLRELGPLVWGLLDLRGAHFYLAGNAKYMPADVSDALTSIFQEEGGLSGPAAAAYLARLQRTLRFQTETWA